From Hydra vulgaris chromosome 15, alternate assembly HydraT2T_AEP, one genomic window encodes:
- the LOC105844802 gene encoding alpha-1,3-mannosyl-glycoprotein 4-beta-N-acetylglucosaminyltransferase A isoform X2, whose product MSNLLTICGFAFMINVFLHFYIKSFQGICSTDYWEEIFTYDESKKPITRKEVLLAGTVRNSQPYLIIGIPTVYRIYNDTPAVYITKTLESLITPLTDQDKKTVQIIIFIADENPIRRRYLYELIKNNFEKELWEGLINIIGAPRRFYLPLNNIPVTLGDSKERVYWRSKQCLDYVFMFDYIHNQSKYYMHIEDDVVAKSEYYEIVKHKISFSDIQRESLLPWNQKKVLIKEAWVVKNFYISGFIGCLIPSTYLQTMAAFIKILYYEAPVDLIYPQLIDLMKIKIEQHESLFTHIGFQSSSLGT is encoded by the exons GCATATGTTCAACAGACTATTGGgaagaaatatttacatatgaTGAAAGTAAGAAGCCAATAACTAGAAAAGAAGTCTTACTTGCAGGAACAGTGAGAAACAGTCAGC cataTCTAATTATTGGCATTCCGACAGTTTACCGAATCTATAATGATACGCCAGCTGTATATATAACAAAGACTTTAGAATCTCTCATTACACCTCTTACTGatcaagataaaaaaactgttcaaattataatatttattgcaGATGAAAATCCTATTAGAAGAAGATATTTATacgaacttataaaaaataattttgaaaaggaaCTATGGGAAGGACTTATAAATATCATTGGAGCACCAAGAAGGTTTTATTTACCACTTAATAACATACCTGTCACTTTAGGTGATTCAAAAGAGCGAGTATACTGGCGTTCAAAACAATGTCTTGACTATGTATTTATGTTTGATTATATTCACAATCAATCCAAGTATTACATGCATATAGAAGATGACGTAGTTGCCAAAAGCGAGTACTACGAAATTGTCAagcataaaatttcatttagtgATATCCAAAGAGAATCATTATTGCCCTGGaatcagaaaaaagttttaattaaagagGCTTgggttgtaaaaaatttttatataagtggCTTCATAGGGTGTTTGATACCATCAACCTATTTACAAACTATGGCagcatttataaagattttatactaTGAAGCACCGGTAGATCTAATTTACCCACAACTGattgatttaatgaaaattaaaattgagcAGCATGAGTCGTTATTTACACATATAGGATTTCAAAGCTCTTCTTTAGGaacataa